The nucleotide window aatactctatcacagttattactttgataggacgagtcacctagcttatgctccaAGCGATACAAACATTGATTACAatattagggttgtcaatcctaatacgtaactccaaaaaacTCCTAAGACCTTTGAAAAGCCCTCATGCTCAATTACAGTCTtgtttaagggaagctaaccaGCGTCTACTTagtggacctaactcgctagaatTCTCTCAcgagttatgaagcaagttgtattaaatcatacataattgtgccCACTCAAACCATGTAGCATCAAAATTACTTAGagaaaaacaaagtaaaaacaaaacggatattaaatagaaaagctgaattgtataaccaaagtcttTAAAAACACATCCctgaatcctatgagtttagttatacataagtgaaataagttaaatacataattgaagggaagacaatttgaacataaaactaaaacaaaataaaacccgtaggttgaatcatttcgttcttgatgttcttgaaatccttttcaactccttgcacaatgacgTATTCTAGCTTTTAATCTCTGGAATTTATGTTGCATAAGAAGCtctcttttgatgaagcttgaggtcctatttatagagaaaaatcATTCTTCATTTTAGAAGGAAAgaatcttcaaaatatggtaaatcttggtgCATAATCTAGGGCTCTCGGATttgccgcctttctccggcacGCACCTTGACCGGGGATGCCACGTTGCGATCCGAGTCTCGGACCTTCGGCGGACTACGCATGACCGCGCGGTCGGCGGCGAGACTCGTTTCGACGTAAATTTCGAGGCGGGCCTGAAGATATCTGACGCCGGGCGCCGGTCCGGTCGTCTCGAACTCCATATTTCCGAGTTTGCGTTTGACTCCCTTTTTTTGGTtcaaatatgcacatatcTACAAAACAcgtaaaaatacaaaatgtataaaatatgcaattattgGACATGTACGgtgactttgacattaaaaatgaaccaaataatggccttaaaataatgcaaaatccGAAAGTATCATCGtttcaaatatttctattttacgGGACGGGGTGAGTCCTTAAGagttcaaaatcaaaagtcaaaactcattgtcaaattaatttaaatttttgcaatTGATGGCTTGGCTTGTGCCTCTGCTGGCCAAGGTCTTTGGCTTCCGATAGAAATTACTCCCATCCGTCCCTAAAGAATATGCGATTTTGGGTTCAACAcggattttaatttaaaattggtaaaCTAGAGAgcggtagagagaaaaaagtactcctaatttgtattgttagtggagaatgagttctacctcattagagagaaaagacttttcaaatttagaaagtcatattcttgtgggagggataaaaatgaaatagtcaTTATTCTTAtcggatgaagggagtattagaaTCTTGTTTAGTACATTGACGCTAATGGTTTAGATGTTTCTATGTGATAGAAGTGAGTCGTTTTATATTTGAGGATAATACAACAATATGAAAACAAGGTTTTCATCTAATTGACttataattgatttatttacttttattatactCATTACCCACTTAAGATGTCcgtctttcatttttagtttcacTTTCATGATGTCACTTTCTATATTCATAAATTCTTATAactcattaaaaatattcaactttcttttttctcaacTCCCTCCACCTaacaacttttttaaaatctcgTATTATTTGAGAATATGGATATCTTGAGTGAGACgggggagtaatttttataccaatatcttttgtttttttttttttcattagtttTGATACTAAAGAGTACTAATAAACGTTTtgaattttctgatttttcaataattttctgATATTTCAAGAATAGTCTATCAGCTAAAGAGCCCTGAAGTTGATCGGTAAccaaataatactactactacgaATAATTACTCCTTCAATCCtatagaaataaattcatCGGAGATGACATAAATTTTAGTAggtaattaatgaaataaaagatggagaaaaatggttgaaataaataataatttttattggagATGACATAAAGTTGAAAtaagtaataatttttattggagatgacataaattttagtaggtaattaataaaataaaagaaggaGAACAATGATTGAAATGAGTAATACCTTCTcgttattatattaatattttctattttcggtGTTTCTTCATAATAgccattttatatatgtacattttttctttttttactttactctcttactttattctctctactttattcactttatactttattatctctacttttttatctatttatttaacaccaTCAATATTCCTTTCTAAAACTCTTAGAAAAGTTTCACCTCAACTATCGAAAAGGAAGGAGTAATTTCtagagacggaggaagtatttaacaattttgtttaattgaaattatagacATGACGCAATTTAGCGTAAATTAAAAATGCTTACTTAactactaaattaatttatctatttcaTCTATTCTTCCTCTTCAATATCTTGCCGGTGGCACTAGATCTCCGTTCTCGTTTTCCAAACCGACTCCTACGATGCCGCTTGACGGTTCGGGAAGATCACAAAAGCTTCTCGATTTAGCTAAACGCATCCGCCACGAAAATCGCAATCAAAATCCTGATGCCAACGTCACTCTCAGTAATTCAAGAGCTCATGAATCTCAATCTGCAGCTGAACCGATCCAGCGCAATAGAGCTGCAGTTTTGATTTGCTTGTTTGAAGATGAAAATTCTGATCTTCGCGTGATACTCACCAGgagatcttcaaaattatcatcCCATTCCGGTAAAGACGATGCATTTGTTGTAGATTGGGGATTTACTAATTCggtaaatatgattttttttataataataataatttttgggGGAATTCTATTGTTTAGGTGAAGTTGCTTTGCCCGGAGGAAAAGGATGAAAATGATAGCGATGATGTTGCTACGGCTTTGGGGGAGGCTCAAGAGGAAATTGGATTGGATCCTTCTATGGTCGAAATTGTAGCTGTTCTTGAGCCTTTTCACACTAGggtaatttcttattttctcaatGTTTATACTCCTTCGTCCTAATAAATCATTCACCATTTGATCAGAGCACGTCAACATTGTCAAGTATTGACATTTCCTGATGACGTTATTTATCATCTGTTAACATCAAATCTTGAATTCAAAtagtccagatcatagtttggagtttgtaggAAATATGCTgcttgcattttatcactacccttgTTTGTTTGGTGTATATCTGTATGAATTTCTCTGTATTCTGTATTAACCAGCTCTAGTATTTTTAGGAACTAAAAATTAGGTCTTGATTTATACCCTGAGGATGTAATATTCTTGGTTGCAGATAAATATTGCTGTAGTTCCAGTGATAGGGGTGATTTGGGACAAGAGGGCCTTCGAACCTATCCTGAATGCAGCTGAAGTGGAGTCTGTATTCGATGCTCCGCTGGAAATGTTTCTCAAGGTTGGCTCGTTTAGCTTGTCTCGGTTGTGTTTTTCGGTCATGACTCATGTTTGAACTGTGAATTGAAGCAATTGAAGTGCTTGATGGCATGCTGCAGGATGAGAACCGGAGACAAGAGGAGCAAGACTGGAAGGGTCACAAATATTTGCGTCATTTCTTTGATCATCGAATCGAGAATGAGACGTATGTAATATGGGCTCTGACTGCTGGAATTTTAATCAAGGTTGCATCTGTTGTTTACCAACGGCCACCATCTTTTGAAGAGTGCCGGCCTCCATTCTGGAGTATACCCAACCGATGAAGGTAATGGTGTACGTGTCTATATATCGTGTATTGTATCTTGTAGCATTTGTGACTCTATGATTTCTAGACTATCCAGCTCATAAATATCCTATATTGAAGACCTATGTTaacttcaattttctttcatGTATTGGATTATTGGATTATATGAAAGGATTTAGTGTCTTCTCCCACAAAATGCTTAGAATAGGTGCTTACTATAGTGAATATTTAGATTATAGTGTACtattaaacaaaagaaattacaGAGATGATTGCTTACACTTTCTTGAAAATACATACCAAATGAATTGCTATAGATTGATGATTGCTTATACTTTCTTGAAAATACACATCAAATGAATTGCTATAGAGTGATAACATATTGGGATTTTAAGACTGAACAGAGGTGATAACGTAGACAGTCCCTAGAGATATCGGGTATAGAATTAGTGCTACATAGCCCGTCCAGCGTGGAAACGTGGTGTTGAAGCTAGTGAATCCGCCCATGATGAGGCATATCAACAGAACCAGGTGAAGCTCTGCCGTGACATCTGATGACAAGTCGCGGAAGTATACCGGCACGAGGAATGGAAGCAAACCGATAATATTTCCCATGAACACACCAGAATATAGCTGttcaaagaaaagagagaTCTCAGTCGTCTAGCGTTAAAGCTGCACAATAGAAGAAGAATGTATATATGTACCGAAGACAGCATCAAAGAGTTGGTCCTCTGCGACTTCTGTGAGGCCGAAGTAATTGTTTGGAGGATAGTGCCATAGTTCAGAGCGAGAGGAAGAACCAAATACGAAACCCAGAAGGATGACACGTTTGCTGCTGTGGCGAAATCCGAGATTGACTTCGACAATGGCTGTGAAAGGGTGCACGCGATTGCGATTCCAAATGCCAAGGATAAAGTTGCTCTGATGTAAATCGACCAAGAAGTGCTGGCTGCTCGGCTCGTGCTCGTGATTCTACCTAACAGCGCTTCCTGCTCTGGACTGGTTATCtgcaaattttgaattcaatataattgcatgaatatatatgtatagatttcGATGCCTCGACATGCTTTCGGATGATCCGGGTACCTGTCCGGATGTTGCTATTTGTGACGGAGTCTGATCTAAAAGGGTTAGAGCCAATTTGGTCATGCCCGTTACGAACTCTTCTTGGCTGATACCTCCATCACCGGTGGTGTCAAAATATGTTTCGATTTCCTCCAAAACAAGGTTTGTGCTGATGTCGTCGTCATCCATCTTTACTCCTAAGACCAAGACTCTGATTTCTGCTGGTGTTACTAATGCAGTGTTGTCCTTGCCAATTTTGTTGAACAACCTGTTTAGTATGTGTGGATTAGTGAACTTTGGTTACCAATAAACGACAAAAATTTATGCAATATATGCATAAACTTACCTTTGTATCTT belongs to Salvia hispanica cultivar TCC Black 2014 unplaced genomic scaffold, UniMelb_Shisp_WGS_1.0 HiC_scaffold_593, whole genome shotgun sequence and includes:
- the LOC125199628 gene encoding sodium/calcium exchanger NCL2-like, producing the protein MGMVLGGVVILLTLIWGLTVVLGSSDPDEDATIDTSEPETATAGSSITTDIETSWTARLVLVASVPYLILELQNAITSSSVKKVLILIALIITVALLIGYILFQSFQPWIQNRHFEFMVDKYAKDKLLTLLTTNGKPSIVKIQRLFNKIGKDNTALVTPAEIRVLVLGVKMDDDDISTNLVLEEIETYFDTTGDGGISQEEFVTGMTKLALTLLDQTPSQIATSGQITSPEQEALLGRITSTSRAASTSWSIYIRATLSLAFGIAIACTLSQPLSKSISDFATAANVSSFWVSYLVLPLALNYGTILQTITSASQKSQRTNSLMLSSLYSGVFMGNIIGLLPFLVPVYFRDLSSDVTAELHLVLLICLIMGGFTSFNTTFPRWTGYVALILYPISLGTVYVITSVQS